A genomic window from Mesorhizobium sp. 131-2-1 includes:
- the flbT gene encoding flagellar biosynthesis repressor FlbT, whose translation MTNTLKISLKPNEKIYINGAVIRVDRKVTIELMNDVQFLLESHVIQADQASTPLRQLYFILQVMLMNPAAAAEARDMFRRSLPMLLASFEDAEICGALKQIDRMVGEDHVYEALKAIRALYPLERRALGGNDDVPGASRPMAVGA comes from the coding sequence ATGACCAACACGCTGAAGATCTCGCTGAAGCCGAACGAGAAGATCTACATCAACGGCGCCGTCATCCGCGTCGACCGCAAGGTCACGATCGAGCTGATGAACGATGTGCAGTTCCTGCTCGAAAGCCATGTCATCCAGGCCGACCAGGCGTCGACGCCGCTCAGGCAGCTCTATTTCATCCTGCAGGTCATGCTGATGAACCCGGCCGCGGCCGCCGAGGCGCGCGACATGTTCCGCCGCTCGCTGCCCATGTTGCTGGCGAGCTTCGAGGACGCTGAGATTTGCGGCGCGCTGAAGCAGATCGACCGCATGGTCGGCGAGGACCATGTCTACGAGGCGCTGAAGGCGATCCGCGCGCTCTATCCGCTCGAACGCCGCGCGCTGGGCGGCAATGACGATGTTCCGGGCGCTTCGCGCCCAATGGCCGTAGGAGCTTGA
- a CDS encoding ABC transporter permease → MEMKPLTRLVLGLVCLLVAIWLVAPTLVVVPMSFNANKSLAFPPQGFSWQWYQNFATSPEWSTSFLNSLKVASLVAVLATVLGTLAAFGLDRMKARPANLLRMLILTPMVVPGVVLAIGIYAVYLDTHLVGTMLGFVLAHTILALPFVLIAVSASLEVFDRRLGTAAASLGAGALTTFRTVTLPLILPGILSGLLFAFATSFDEIVVSLFITNPYLKTLPVQIFSSITRDADPTVAAVGTILLCATTILIGGGMLLLGRERKGRQ, encoded by the coding sequence ATGGAGATGAAGCCGCTCACGCGCCTCGTCCTCGGGCTGGTCTGCCTGCTGGTGGCGATATGGCTGGTGGCGCCGACGCTCGTCGTCGTGCCGATGTCGTTCAATGCCAACAAGTCGCTGGCGTTTCCGCCGCAAGGCTTCTCCTGGCAATGGTACCAGAACTTCGCCACCAGTCCGGAATGGTCCACCAGTTTCCTGAATTCGCTGAAGGTCGCCTCATTGGTGGCGGTGCTGGCGACGGTGCTCGGCACGCTCGCCGCCTTCGGCCTCGACCGCATGAAGGCGCGGCCGGCCAACCTTTTGCGGATGCTGATACTGACGCCGATGGTGGTGCCGGGCGTGGTGCTGGCCATCGGCATCTATGCCGTCTATCTCGACACCCACCTCGTCGGGACGATGCTGGGCTTCGTGCTCGCGCACACCATCCTTGCGCTTCCCTTCGTGCTGATCGCAGTCTCGGCCAGCCTCGAAGTGTTCGACAGGCGGCTCGGGACGGCGGCGGCGAGCCTCGGTGCGGGAGCGCTGACCACGTTCCGCACGGTGACGCTGCCGCTGATCCTGCCCGGCATCCTGTCCGGCCTGCTCTTCGCCTTCGCCACCTCCTTCGACGAGATCGTCGTGTCGCTGTTCATCACCAATCCCTACCTCAAGACATTGCCGGTGCAGATCTTCTCGTCCATCACGCGCGACGCCGACCCGACGGTCGCTGCCGTCGGCACGATCCTTTTGTGCGCCACCACCATCCTGATCGGCGGCGGCATGCTTCTCCTTGGCCGTGAGCGGAAGGGACGCCAATGA
- the asnB gene encoding asparagine synthase (glutamine-hydrolyzing) — MCGIAGVWRKRDPIGAGDLSDIARMMQVLAHRGPDDHDSWSSGRLALGHRRLAIIDPSPAAREPMLTACGKGVLAYNGEVYNYRSLRQTLEAEGCIFRSVSDTEVVLQALHHWGPEKAVPLFDGMFSFAYFDMRGKALWLARDRLGIKPMSVAETEARILFASEDKAILASDGFARRIDTREITLRLAWQHRDSSHSLFDGIERLPPAGLWKITEAGIEKRCFWHVLDVLETARITGDRTSDEEHLARLEGLIEDSIDIHCIADASIATACSGGVDSGLITALSKRFRPEIHGYVVDPQLGRSEAENAERTGRRAGVPLRRVPVDRDRFLELWPKAVWHLEGDGWHASHVGLLALAQQCRADGVKVLLTGEGADELFGGYKWQAESMRPWRAWSWPGRLFRSQRWLDRKFGRMRHAPFKTSTGNSSASERNLVLRALSPELNFLQTRIFDRLEPVTPLGDRAFLGACLYDLYSHLQDLLNRHDRLSMAASVELRVPFLENRLIDFAIHLPRRQKLRGRTGKWLLKKVAEKHLPRENVYAPKNGFEISSGFTQGSQGLLRGGYLRDALKWPAAAVDDLVDLARRDEASRLRLVGMELFLRLNAGGETADNLTQALHAAAADAQAH; from the coding sequence ATGTGCGGAATAGCCGGCGTCTGGCGAAAGCGCGACCCGATCGGCGCCGGCGACCTGTCGGACATCGCCCGCATGATGCAGGTGCTGGCGCATCGCGGGCCGGACGACCATGACAGCTGGAGCAGCGGCCGGCTCGCCCTGGGGCACCGTCGCCTTGCCATCATCGATCCCTCGCCCGCCGCCCGCGAGCCGATGCTGACGGCATGCGGCAAGGGTGTGCTCGCCTACAATGGCGAGGTCTACAATTACCGGTCGCTGCGCCAGACCCTCGAAGCGGAAGGCTGCATTTTCCGCAGCGTCTCCGACACGGAAGTGGTGCTGCAGGCCCTGCATCATTGGGGTCCCGAAAAGGCCGTGCCGCTGTTCGACGGCATGTTTTCCTTCGCCTATTTCGACATGCGCGGCAAGGCTCTGTGGCTTGCCCGCGACCGCCTCGGCATCAAACCGATGTCGGTGGCCGAGACAGAGGCACGGATCCTCTTCGCCTCCGAGGACAAGGCGATCCTCGCCAGCGACGGTTTTGCCCGCCGCATCGATACACGCGAAATCACCTTGCGGCTCGCCTGGCAGCACCGCGATTCCAGCCACAGCCTGTTCGACGGCATCGAACGGCTGCCGCCGGCGGGCCTCTGGAAGATCACCGAAGCGGGCATCGAGAAGCGCTGCTTCTGGCACGTCCTCGATGTGCTGGAGACGGCGCGCATCACCGGCGATAGGACCTCCGACGAAGAGCATCTGGCGCGGCTCGAAGGGCTGATCGAGGACAGCATCGATATCCACTGCATCGCCGACGCCAGCATCGCCACGGCCTGCAGCGGCGGCGTCGATTCCGGTCTGATCACGGCGCTGTCGAAGCGCTTCAGGCCGGAGATCCACGGCTATGTCGTCGATCCCCAACTCGGTCGCAGCGAGGCGGAAAACGCCGAGCGGACTGGCCGCCGCGCCGGCGTCCCGCTGCGCCGGGTGCCGGTCGACAGGGACCGCTTCCTCGAGCTGTGGCCGAAAGCGGTCTGGCACCTTGAAGGCGACGGCTGGCACGCAAGCCATGTCGGGCTTCTGGCGCTTGCCCAACAATGCCGGGCCGACGGCGTCAAGGTGCTGCTTACCGGCGAAGGCGCCGACGAGCTTTTCGGCGGCTACAAATGGCAGGCCGAAAGCATGCGGCCCTGGCGCGCATGGTCATGGCCGGGACGGCTGTTCCGTTCGCAGCGTTGGCTCGATCGCAAATTCGGGCGCATGCGCCATGCGCCCTTCAAGACATCGACCGGCAATAGTTCCGCCTCGGAGCGCAATCTCGTGCTCAGGGCGCTGTCGCCGGAGCTCAACTTCCTCCAGACCAGGATATTCGACCGGCTTGAGCCGGTGACGCCGCTCGGCGATCGGGCCTTCCTCGGCGCTTGCCTCTACGATCTCTATTCGCATCTGCAGGACCTGCTCAACCGGCACGACAGGCTGAGCATGGCGGCCTCGGTGGAACTTAGGGTTCCCTTCCTCGAAAACCGGCTGATCGACTTCGCGATCCATTTGCCGAGGCGTCAGAAATTGCGTGGCAGGACCGGCAAATGGCTTTTGAAGAAGGTCGCGGAAAAGCACCTGCCGCGCGAGAACGTCTACGCGCCGAAGAACGGTTTCGAGATCTCGTCGGGCTTCACCCAGGGCAGCCAGGGCCTGCTGCGCGGCGGCTATCTGCGCGATGCCTTGAAATGGCCGGCCGCTGCCGTCGACGACCTTGTCGACCTGGCAAGGCGCGACGAAGCCTCGAGGCTACGCCTCGTCGGCATGGAACTGTTCCTGCGCCTCAATGCCGGCGGCGAGACGGCGGACAACCTGACCCAGGCGCTGCATGCCGCCGCCGCGGATGCGCAGGCGCATTGA
- the fliQ gene encoding flagellar biosynthesis protein FliQ produces the protein MNEADALDIVQYAVWTVLTASAPVVLVAMAVGIGIALIQALTQIQEITLTFVPKIVAIMLVVALTGPFIGSQISAFTNVIFERIEHGF, from the coding sequence ATGAACGAGGCCGACGCCCTCGATATCGTCCAGTACGCGGTGTGGACGGTGCTGACCGCTTCCGCGCCGGTGGTGCTGGTTGCGATGGCGGTCGGCATCGGCATCGCGCTCATCCAGGCGCTGACCCAGATCCAGGAAATCACCCTGACCTTCGTGCCGAAGATCGTCGCCATCATGCTGGTGGTGGCACTGACCGGCCCGTTCATCGGCAGCCAAATATCGGCCTTCACCAACGTCATCTTCGAGCGCATCGAGCACGGCTTCTGA
- a CDS encoding ABC transporter permease — protein MSASGPTSRSAGQPAAEGRPGWAWRPYALALPALILLVAVIGYPLLTIVLRSLSEPEWGVQNYAWFFGAPVNLTVLQRTFTISAWVTLVCVVSAYPYAYLMTAVGPRIRLVLVLCVLIPFWVSGVVRTLSWVILLQDSGVINSLLRAAGLSGVKLIRTQTGVVIGMAQVLLPFMILPLYSVMKGIDLRLMRAAQSLGARPLRAFFTVYLPLSLPGVYAGAIIVFILALGFYITPALLGGPRSTMLSTLVQTQVLSLLQWGRGGAMGVVLLVATFVLLALAAPVMRSRHRDAGRR, from the coding sequence GTGAGCGCGTCCGGGCCGACAAGCAGGTCGGCTGGCCAACCCGCCGCCGAGGGGCGGCCGGGATGGGCATGGAGGCCGTACGCGCTCGCGCTGCCGGCACTCATCCTGCTCGTCGCGGTGATCGGCTATCCGCTGCTCACCATCGTGCTGCGCAGCCTCTCGGAGCCGGAATGGGGCGTGCAGAACTATGCCTGGTTCTTCGGCGCGCCAGTCAATCTCACGGTGCTGCAGCGGACCTTCACCATCTCGGCCTGGGTCACGCTGGTGTGCGTGGTCTCGGCCTATCCTTACGCCTATCTCATGACCGCGGTCGGACCGCGCATCCGGCTGGTGCTGGTGCTCTGCGTGCTGATCCCGTTCTGGGTGAGCGGGGTGGTGCGTACCCTGTCCTGGGTGATCCTGCTGCAGGATTCGGGCGTCATCAATTCGCTGCTGCGCGCGGCCGGGCTGAGCGGCGTCAAGCTGATCCGCACCCAGACCGGCGTGGTGATCGGCATGGCGCAGGTGCTTTTGCCGTTCATGATCCTGCCGCTCTATTCGGTCATGAAGGGCATCGACCTCAGGCTGATGCGGGCGGCGCAGAGCCTCGGCGCACGACCGCTGCGCGCGTTCTTCACCGTCTACCTGCCGCTGTCGCTGCCGGGAGTCTATGCCGGCGCCATCATCGTCTTCATCCTGGCGCTCGGCTTCTACATCACGCCCGCGCTGCTCGGCGGTCCGCGCTCGACCATGCTATCGACGCTGGTGCAGACACAGGTGCTCAGCCTGCTGCAATGGGGCCGCGGCGGCGCGATGGGCGTGGTGCTGCTCGTCGCGACCTTCGTGCTGCTGGCGCTGGCGGCACCCGTGATGCGCTCCAGGCACCGGGATGCGGGGCGGCGCTGA
- the flaF gene encoding flagellar biosynthesis regulator FlaF: MYQFSYADIQTDSVTDAKDRERELLTRSIDMLSAAAAVGQDSIEAAEALHFTNRIWTTFVEDLGSSDNALPKELRANLISIGLWLLREAEDIRQGRTNNFEGLIEVSQIIRDGIQ, translated from the coding sequence ATGTACCAATTCTCCTACGCCGACATCCAGACCGACTCCGTCACCGACGCGAAAGACCGCGAGCGCGAGTTGCTCACCCGCTCGATCGACATGCTGTCGGCGGCGGCCGCGGTCGGCCAGGACTCCATCGAGGCGGCCGAGGCGCTGCACTTCACCAACCGCATCTGGACCACCTTCGTCGAGGATCTCGGCTCCAGTGACAACGCCCTGCCGAAGGAGCTGCGCGCCAACCTGATCTCGATCGGCCTGTGGCTGCTGCGCGAGGCCGAGGACATCCGCCAGGGCCGCACCAACAATTTCGAAGGCCTGATCGAGGTGTCCCAGATCATCCGGGACGGCATTCAATGA
- a CDS encoding NAD(P)/FAD-dependent oxidoreductase: MQAKRNGDISFWYADIGGVPAYRPPLPGDIEADVAIVGAGYTGLWTAYYLKKARPSLRIVLVEREFAGFGASGRNGGWLSGGFSWSREKYLKTSTRQGVSAMQAAMAGCVDEVIRVATAEGIDADIRRVDNLTVATNPAQLERAREECETIRAWDVDPDRVEILDQAATRARINVRNVMGGFVVHGQARVQPAKLVRGLAAAVERLGVPIYEQTTVSAIAKGSVTTDRGSVRAETIIRATEGFTAGISGEERTWLALNSAQIVTEPLSPELWRDIGWEGHELLGNAAHAYCYAQRTREGRITMGGRGVPYRYGSRTDVNGQTQQATIDQLHQILTTLLPQTAGCRIEHAWCGVLGVPRDWCTTVGLDPATRIGWAGGYVGLGVSSSNLSGRTLADLILGQDTELTRLPWVNRNVRRWEPEPFRWLGVHSMYQLYHLADRREAAGLAHTSKLAALADSITGH; this comes from the coding sequence ATGCAAGCCAAGCGCAACGGCGACATATCGTTCTGGTATGCGGATATCGGTGGGGTCCCCGCGTACCGGCCGCCCTTGCCTGGCGATATCGAGGCCGATGTCGCGATCGTCGGCGCCGGCTATACCGGCCTGTGGACCGCCTACTATTTGAAGAAGGCGAGGCCTTCGCTGCGCATCGTGCTGGTCGAGCGCGAATTCGCCGGCTTCGGCGCCTCGGGCCGCAATGGCGGCTGGCTGTCGGGCGGCTTCTCCTGGTCGCGCGAGAAATATCTCAAGACCTCGACCCGGCAGGGCGTGAGCGCCATGCAGGCGGCCATGGCGGGCTGCGTCGACGAGGTCATCCGGGTGGCGACCGCCGAAGGCATCGATGCCGACATCCGCCGCGTCGACAATCTGACGGTGGCCACAAACCCGGCGCAGCTGGAGCGCGCGCGCGAGGAGTGCGAGACGATCCGCGCCTGGGATGTCGATCCGGACCGCGTCGAGATACTCGATCAGGCGGCGACGCGAGCGCGCATTAATGTGCGCAATGTCATGGGCGGCTTCGTCGTCCACGGCCAGGCGCGGGTGCAACCGGCCAAGCTGGTGCGCGGGCTTGCCGCCGCCGTCGAGCGCCTGGGCGTGCCGATCTACGAACAGACGACGGTGAGCGCCATCGCCAAGGGCAGCGTGACGACCGACCGCGGCTCTGTGCGCGCGGAAACCATCATCCGCGCCACCGAGGGCTTTACGGCCGGCATCTCCGGCGAGGAGCGGACCTGGCTGGCGCTCAACAGCGCGCAGATCGTGACCGAGCCGCTGTCGCCCGAGCTGTGGCGCGATATCGGCTGGGAAGGACACGAGCTTCTCGGCAATGCCGCCCATGCCTATTGCTACGCCCAGCGCACGCGCGAGGGGCGCATCACCATGGGCGGACGCGGCGTGCCCTACCGCTACGGCTCACGCACCGACGTCAACGGGCAGACGCAACAGGCGACGATCGACCAGTTGCACCAGATCCTGACGACGCTCCTGCCGCAGACGGCAGGCTGCCGGATCGAGCACGCCTGGTGCGGCGTGCTTGGCGTGCCGCGCGACTGGTGCACGACGGTCGGCCTCGATCCCGCGACCCGCATCGGCTGGGCCGGCGGCTATGTCGGGCTTGGCGTCTCGAGCTCCAATCTGTCTGGGCGCACCCTCGCCGACCTGATCCTCGGCCAGGATACTGAGCTGACGCGACTGCCCTGGGTCAACCGCAACGTGCGGCGCTGGGAGCCCGAACCCTTCCGCTGGCTCGGCGTGCACTCGATGTACCAGCTCTATCATCTCGCCGATCGCCGCGAGGCCGCCGGGCTGGCACACACCTCGAAGCTTGCCGCCTTGGCCGACAGCATCACCGGCCACTAG
- a CDS encoding MFS transporter has product MIDDEPDSERVSALAPFGHGIFRAVWSASLVSNFGGLIQGVGAAWMMTTIATSSYQVALVQASTTLPIMLFALVAGAIADSFNRRKVMLVAQTFMLVVSALLTLFTWFGLITPWTLLAFTFLIDSGTALNSPSWQASVGDMVPRAKVPAAVALNSMGFNLTRSVGPAIGGVIVAAAGAAAAFAANTLSYIGLIIVLFRWKPEIPAPTLPRETLGAAMGAGLRYVAMSPNIGKVLVRGSAFGFSAGAVLALLPLVARDVVKGDALTYGIMLGAFGIGAVGGALISLRLRQLLTSETMVRMAFGGFAVCALNAAVSHHAWQTALGLLVGGACWVIALSHFNVTVQMSTPRWVVGRVLSVYQTATFGGIALGSWVWGVVADAHGAETALIAASIGMLAGGAIGLVLPLPQHAVLNLDPLNRFKEPHLGLDLKPRSGPIAIMIEYIIRDEDVPEFLATMAERGRIRRRDGARNWTLARDLENPAVWIEHYHTPTWLEYIRHNRRATHADAVVGERIRALHSGDEPPRVRRMIERPTTAGTALVSPKGPIEH; this is encoded by the coding sequence ATGATCGATGACGAGCCGGACAGCGAACGCGTCTCGGCGCTGGCGCCGTTTGGTCATGGCATCTTCCGGGCGGTATGGTCGGCCAGCCTGGTGTCGAATTTCGGCGGTCTCATCCAGGGCGTCGGCGCCGCATGGATGATGACCACGATCGCCACCTCGTCCTATCAGGTGGCGCTGGTCCAGGCCTCGACCACTCTGCCGATCATGTTGTTCGCGCTGGTTGCCGGCGCCATCGCCGACAGCTTCAACCGACGCAAGGTGATGCTGGTGGCGCAGACCTTCATGCTGGTCGTCTCGGCGCTGCTGACGCTCTTCACCTGGTTCGGCCTGATCACGCCGTGGACGCTGCTTGCCTTCACCTTCCTGATCGACAGCGGCACCGCGCTGAACAGCCCGTCCTGGCAGGCCTCTGTCGGCGACATGGTGCCACGCGCCAAGGTGCCGGCGGCGGTCGCGCTGAACTCGATGGGCTTCAACCTGACGCGCAGCGTCGGCCCCGCGATCGGCGGCGTCATCGTTGCCGCCGCGGGCGCCGCCGCCGCCTTCGCCGCCAACACGCTGAGCTATATCGGCCTGATCATCGTGCTGTTCCGCTGGAAGCCGGAGATACCGGCGCCAACCTTGCCGCGCGAAACGCTGGGCGCCGCGATGGGCGCCGGTCTGCGCTATGTCGCCATGTCGCCCAACATCGGCAAGGTGCTGGTGCGAGGCTCGGCCTTCGGCTTCAGCGCCGGCGCCGTGCTGGCGCTCCTGCCGCTGGTGGCGCGCGATGTCGTCAAGGGCGATGCCTTGACCTACGGCATCATGCTCGGCGCCTTCGGCATCGGCGCGGTCGGCGGCGCGCTGATCAGCCTGCGTCTGAGGCAATTGCTGACCAGCGAGACGATGGTGCGCATGGCCTTTGGCGGCTTCGCCGTCTGCGCCCTCAACGCCGCCGTCAGCCATCACGCCTGGCAGACCGCGCTCGGTCTGCTCGTAGGCGGCGCCTGCTGGGTGATCGCGCTGTCGCATTTCAACGTCACGGTGCAGATGTCGACGCCGCGCTGGGTGGTCGGCCGGGTGCTCTCGGTCTACCAGACGGCGACCTTCGGCGGCATCGCGCTGGGCAGTTGGGTCTGGGGCGTCGTCGCCGACGCGCATGGCGCCGAGACCGCGCTGATCGCGGCCAGCATCGGCATGCTGGCGGGCGGCGCCATCGGTCTGGTCCTGCCCCTGCCGCAGCACGCGGTGCTCAACCTCGATCCGCTCAACCGTTTCAAGGAGCCGCATCTGGGGCTCGACCTCAAGCCGCGCAGCGGCCCGATCGCCATCATGATCGAATACATCATCCGCGACGAGGACGTGCCGGAGTTCCTCGCCACCATGGCCGAACGCGGCCGCATCCGCCGCCGCGACGGCGCCCGCAACTGGACACTCGCGCGCGATCTCGAAAACCCGGCGGTCTGGATCGAGCACTACCATACGCCGACCTGGCTGGAATATATCCGCCACAACAGGCGGGCCACCCATGCCGACGCCGTCGTCGGCGAGCGCATACGGGCACTGCACAGCGGCGATGAGCCGCCGCGCGTACGCCGCATGATCGAGCGCCCGACCACCGCCGGCACCGCTTTGGTTTCACCGAAGGGGCCGATCGAGCACTGA
- a CDS encoding flagellar hook-associated family protein, giving the protein MKATAVSSAAISNAMRYQQMRMQSDLVKATKESSTGKVADVGLALGGRTTQAVTFQRDLDRLNGIIDSNALVAARLTSTQDALGQLSDVAQSFLSALTSAVSGDSSTSITQQAGASALQQMTGILNTSVNGEYLFAGTNTDVKPIDDFTASGSPAKAAFDAAFVSYFGFTQSDPAAANITAAQMDGFITTSVEPQFLGSGWQGTWSNATDEQITSRIALNETTQTSVSANEDGIRKLAMAAAMVTNLFSGNISDAAKNTVVSRAQTLVGEAIGGIVQVRSEAGLAQKRVSDASDRMKTQVDLFEKHIIDLEGVDPAEAATRVADLTQHIETSFALTARLQQLSLLNYLT; this is encoded by the coding sequence ATGAAAGCGACAGCCGTCTCCTCAGCCGCAATATCCAACGCCATGCGCTACCAGCAGATGCGCATGCAGTCCGATCTCGTCAAGGCGACGAAGGAGTCTTCGACCGGCAAGGTCGCCGATGTCGGGCTGGCGCTCGGCGGACGCACGACCCAGGCCGTGACCTTCCAGCGCGATCTCGACCGGCTGAACGGCATCATCGATTCCAATGCGCTGGTCGCCGCCCGGCTGACATCGACGCAGGATGCGCTGGGCCAGCTCTCCGACGTCGCGCAGAGCTTCCTCTCGGCCCTGACCAGCGCCGTGTCCGGAGACTCCTCGACCAGCATCACGCAGCAGGCCGGCGCATCGGCATTGCAGCAGATGACCGGCATCCTCAACACCAGCGTGAACGGCGAATATCTGTTCGCCGGCACCAACACCGACGTCAAGCCGATCGACGATTTCACGGCCTCAGGCTCGCCCGCCAAGGCCGCCTTCGACGCCGCCTTCGTCTCCTATTTCGGCTTCACCCAGAGCGACCCGGCCGCGGCCAACATCACCGCCGCGCAGATGGACGGCTTCATCACCACCAGCGTCGAGCCGCAGTTCCTCGGCTCGGGCTGGCAAGGCACCTGGTCGAACGCCACCGACGAGCAGATCACCAGCCGCATCGCCCTGAACGAAACGACCCAGACCTCGGTCAGCGCCAATGAGGACGGCATCCGCAAGCTCGCCATGGCGGCGGCCATGGTCACCAACCTGTTCTCCGGCAACATCAGCGACGCGGCCAAGAACACCGTCGTCAGCCGCGCCCAGACGCTGGTCGGCGAGGCAATCGGCGGCATAGTCCAGGTGCGATCCGAAGCCGGGCTCGCCCAGAAGCGCGTCTCGGACGCCAGCGACCGCATGAAGACGCAGGTCGACCTGTTCGAGAAGCATATCATCGACCTCGAGGGCGTCGACCCGGCCGAGGCCGCGACACGTGTCGCCGACCTGACGCAGCATATCGAGACCTCTTTCGCGCTGACCGCGCGCCTGCAGCAGCTCAGCCTGCTGAACTACCTGACCTGA
- a CDS encoding ABC transporter ATP-binding protein — MNPRQASKGAAIDLESISKAYGGFKALDGVSLRIEPGEFMTLLGPSGSGKTTTLNVIAGFTDVTSGKLQVGGKSVVGVPAHKRNIGVVFQHYALFPHMTVGRNVAYPLTLRGVDQAERKARVARALDMVKMGDFAHRYPSELSGGQQQRVALARAIVFDPPLLLMDEPLGALDKKLREWLQLEIKRIHRELGTTFVYVTHDQEEALVLSDRIAVFNRGQIEQVGTGRQLYDEPATLFVGRFIGDSTVLRGEARSDGTSTALSIAGATVTAPKRINGEASPVMLLRPEKLAIRRPGQDGANGANRLPGTIAEAIYLGSGSKYEVKLADGSTAIVRSPLTGDSFDLGEPVELCFDGADAKLLADDSAADTTLT; from the coding sequence ATGAACCCGAGGCAGGCGAGCAAGGGCGCCGCGATCGATCTCGAATCGATCAGCAAGGCCTATGGTGGCTTCAAGGCGCTGGACGGCGTCTCGCTGCGCATCGAGCCCGGCGAATTCATGACGCTGCTCGGGCCGAGCGGCTCCGGCAAGACGACGACGCTCAACGTGATTGCCGGCTTCACCGATGTGACCAGCGGCAAGCTTCAGGTCGGGGGCAAAAGCGTCGTCGGCGTGCCGGCGCACAAGCGCAACATCGGCGTCGTCTTCCAGCACTACGCGCTTTTTCCGCACATGACGGTCGGTCGCAACGTCGCCTATCCGCTGACTCTGCGCGGCGTCGACCAGGCAGAGCGCAAGGCGCGCGTGGCAAGGGCGCTCGACATGGTCAAGATGGGCGACTTCGCGCACCGCTATCCGAGCGAACTGTCGGGCGGCCAGCAGCAGCGCGTGGCGCTCGCCCGTGCCATCGTCTTCGACCCGCCGCTGCTGTTGATGGACGAGCCGCTCGGGGCGCTCGACAAGAAGCTGCGCGAGTGGCTGCAGCTCGAGATCAAGCGCATCCACCGCGAGCTCGGCACCACCTTCGTCTATGTCACGCACGACCAGGAAGAGGCGCTGGTGCTGTCGGACCGCATCGCCGTGTTCAATCGCGGACAGATCGAGCAGGTCGGGACCGGCCGGCAACTTTACGATGAACCCGCGACGCTGTTCGTCGGCCGCTTCATCGGCGATTCCACGGTGCTGCGCGGCGAAGCGCGGAGCGACGGCACGAGCACCGCGCTAAGCATCGCCGGCGCGACGGTGACGGCGCCAAAGCGCATCAACGGCGAAGCCAGCCCGGTGATGCTGCTGCGTCCCGAAAAGCTCGCCATCCGCCGGCCCGGCCAGGATGGCGCAAACGGCGCCAACCGGCTGCCGGGGACGATCGCGGAAGCCATCTATCTCGGCTCGGGGTCGAAATACGAAGTCAAGCTCGCCGACGGTTCGACGGCGATCGTGCGCTCGCCGCTGACCGGTGACAGCTTCGACCTCGGCGAACCAGTGGAGCTTTGCTTCGACGGCGCCGATGCCAAGCTCCTGGCCGATGACAGCGCCGCCGATACGACGCTGACCTGA
- a CDS encoding cupin domain-containing protein yields MEPNLIDLSTFHDLATADIGAFSPKPTSIEGGQIEAVRSLFQSPDGTIDIGIWECTPGRFTADRSGSSEICHIISGRVEVSRAGGERRELGPGDLLVLPQGWKGEWLIHETTRKLYMIQSAG; encoded by the coding sequence ATGGAGCCCAACTTGATCGATCTTTCGACTTTCCACGACCTCGCCACGGCCGATATCGGGGCGTTCTCGCCCAAGCCGACCTCGATTGAAGGAGGTCAGATCGAGGCCGTGCGCTCGCTTTTCCAGTCGCCGGACGGGACCATCGATATCGGCATCTGGGAATGCACGCCCGGCCGCTTCACCGCCGATCGTTCAGGCTCGTCGGAGATATGCCACATCATCTCGGGACGGGTGGAAGTGAGCCGCGCCGGCGGCGAGAGGCGCGAGCTCGGTCCGGGCGATCTGCTCGTCCTGCCGCAGGGGTGGAAGGGCGAATGGCTGATCCATGAGACGACGCGCAAGCTCTACATGATCCAGAGCGCCGGCTGA
- the flgD gene encoding flagellar hook assembly protein FlgD, translating to MTVDMTTTIPTGANSTTTSTSKTAVDYQSFLKLLIAEMKNQDPTKPMDSTQYVAQLATFSQVEQSVQTNTKLDQIMQSSALSQADALIGRSITSADGKTTGTVASVRLASSGLIAVLQNGTEVAVGPGVTIKPAS from the coding sequence ATGACCGTGGACATGACGACCACCATACCGACCGGCGCCAACTCGACCACCACGTCGACCTCCAAGACCGCCGTCGACTACCAGTCGTTCCTGAAGCTCCTCATCGCCGAGATGAAGAACCAGGATCCGACCAAGCCGATGGATTCGACGCAGTACGTCGCCCAGCTCGCCACCTTCTCGCAGGTCGAGCAATCTGTGCAGACCAACACCAAGCTCGACCAGATCATGCAGTCCTCGGCCTTGTCGCAGGCCGACGCCCTGATCGGCCGCTCGATCACCTCCGCCGACGGCAAGACCACCGGTACGGTGGCCTCGGTGCGCCTGGCCAGCAGCGGCCTCATCGCGGTGCTGCAGAACGGCACGGAAGTCGCCGTCGGCCCCGGCGTCACGATCAAGCCCGCCAGCTAG